Proteins encoded within one genomic window of Bacillus thuringiensis:
- a CDS encoding peptide ABC transporter substrate-binding protein, with amino-acid sequence MKRKKSRLMVMALVTSLLLTACNNKENKSDTKAKKQVLNVTVSEEIPSLDTAKTMDGTSAHVMQNIFEGLYVLDDQDQPIPAVAKFFKRSEDGKKYTFELRKDAKWSNGDNVTAHDFMFAWKRAITPETASQYASMLFYVKNAKEINKGTMPLDALGVKVINDYKLEVELEQPIPYFLQLLALPIYLPQHESFLKEQGKNYALEPSNLLYNGPFVLEKWKHEQEFQLKKNATYWDQKKVKLDEINFQIVKDTMTAVNLYEAGNLDRVPINSQFVDKYKGNKELHMSSDSGIAMLRFNEKNNALANKKVRQSISLALNKGDFVAHFINNGAKPASGLVPAGHINEETGKDFRKENGNLSSYDLQNAKKIWDEAKKELGAEQVNLELLTFEQDNAKRMAEYIKGDLEKNLQGLTIQIKQQPFKQKLQLEQTGDYDITMANWGPDYKDPISYLELFTTGNPNNKMNYSNVRYDELIKKAKTDFVLDTENRWEALREAEQVLLEDAAVAPLYHIGSAYVQKDYVKGIEKHQFGGIYTYKNAYIANE; translated from the coding sequence ATGAAGCGAAAGAAGAGCCGTTTAATGGTAATGGCACTTGTTACATCTTTATTATTAACAGCTTGTAATAATAAGGAAAATAAAAGTGATACAAAGGCAAAAAAACAAGTATTAAATGTAACAGTATCAGAAGAAATTCCTTCTCTTGATACAGCGAAAACGATGGATGGTACGTCGGCACACGTTATGCAAAACATATTTGAAGGGTTGTATGTATTAGACGATCAAGATCAGCCGATTCCAGCAGTAGCAAAATTCTTTAAAAGAAGTGAAGATGGTAAAAAATATACATTTGAATTGCGTAAAGATGCAAAATGGTCAAATGGGGACAATGTGACAGCGCATGATTTTATGTTTGCGTGGAAACGTGCAATTACCCCTGAAACAGCGTCTCAATATGCGTCCATGCTCTTTTACGTGAAAAATGCGAAAGAGATCAATAAGGGAACAATGCCTCTTGATGCACTTGGGGTTAAAGTTATAAATGATTATAAGTTAGAAGTGGAACTAGAGCAGCCAATTCCTTATTTTTTACAGTTGTTAGCACTACCTATATATTTACCACAGCATGAATCATTTTTGAAAGAACAAGGGAAGAATTATGCGTTGGAACCTAGTAATCTCCTATATAACGGTCCATTTGTATTAGAGAAATGGAAGCATGAACAAGAGTTTCAATTAAAGAAGAATGCTACATATTGGGATCAAAAGAAAGTGAAGTTAGACGAAATAAACTTTCAAATTGTAAAGGATACAATGACGGCTGTTAATTTATACGAAGCTGGTAATTTGGATAGGGTACCTATTAATTCTCAATTTGTAGACAAGTATAAAGGGAATAAGGAATTACATATGTCGAGTGATTCCGGAATTGCTATGCTACGTTTTAATGAAAAAAATAATGCATTAGCAAATAAAAAGGTACGTCAATCTATTTCATTAGCGTTAAATAAAGGGGACTTCGTTGCTCACTTTATTAATAACGGGGCAAAACCTGCCAGTGGATTGGTACCAGCTGGTCATATAAATGAAGAGACTGGTAAAGATTTTAGAAAAGAAAACGGAAATCTTTCTTCATATGATTTGCAAAATGCGAAAAAGATTTGGGATGAAGCGAAAAAAGAGCTTGGGGCAGAACAAGTAAACCTCGAGTTATTAACGTTTGAACAAGATAATGCAAAACGTATGGCGGAATATATAAAAGGTGATTTAGAAAAGAATTTACAAGGACTAACGATACAAATTAAACAACAGCCATTTAAGCAAAAATTACAGTTAGAACAAACAGGTGATTACGATATAACTATGGCAAATTGGGGACCTGACTATAAAGATCCAATTAGTTATTTAGAACTATTTACGACGGGGAATCCGAATAATAAAATGAATTATTCTAATGTTCGTTACGATGAATTAATAAAGAAAGCGAAAACGGATTTTGTACTAGATACGGAAAACCGATGGGAAGCGTTGCGAGAAGCCGAGCAGGTATTATTAGAAGATGCTGCGGTGGCGCCGCTTTATCATATTGGCTCAGCATATGTACAAAAGGATTATGTAAAAGGAATTGAAAAGCATCAATTTGGTGGTATTTATACTTATAAGAATGCTTATATTGCTAATGAATAA
- a CDS encoding YunG family protein, translated as MDHIKRKRIYEALIKSWSIETNSKWTIENPAKGQCGVTALIIQELCGGEIRKTKIGEVWHFYNIVDEERYDFIWSQFSEKLNYMDIESNREEAFADTNEKQYSILKEKLMKEFKLSFDS; from the coding sequence ATGGATCATATAAAGAGAAAAAGAATATATGAAGCACTAATAAAATCGTGGTCGATTGAAACAAATTCAAAGTGGACAATTGAAAATCCAGCAAAGGGACAATGCGGCGTGACAGCTCTCATTATTCAGGAGTTGTGTGGAGGAGAGATACGAAAGACAAAGATAGGGGAAGTGTGGCATTTTTACAATATAGTAGATGAGGAAAGATATGATTTTATTTGGAGCCAATTCAGTGAAAAACTGAATTATATGGATATAGAATCAAATCGAGAAGAAGCATTTGCAGATACAAATGAAAAACAATATAGCATTTTGAAGGAAAAGTTAATGAAAGAATTTAAATTATCTTTTGACTCTTAA
- a CDS encoding bifunctional S-methyl-5'-thioadenosine deaminase/S-adenosylhomocysteine deaminase: MKGEILLKTTYVNATIVTMNEQNEVIENGYIIVENDQIIDVKSGEFATDFEVDEVIDMKGKWVLPGLVNTHTHVVMSLLRGIGDDMLLQPWLETRIWPLESQFTPELAVASTELGLLEMVKSGTTSFSDMFNPIGVDQDAIMETVSRSGMRAAVSRTLFSFGTKEDEKKAIEEAEKYVKRYYNESGMLTTMVAPHSPYTCSTELLEECARIAVENQTMVHIHLSETEREVRDIEAQYGKRPVEYAASCGLFKRPTVIAHGVVLNDNERAFLAEHDVRVAHNPNSNLKLGSGIANVKAMLEAGMKVGIATDSVASNNNLDMFEEMRIATLLQKGIHQDATALPVETALTLATKGAAEVIGMKQTGSLEIGKCADFITIDPSNKPHLQPADEVLSHLVYAASGKDISDVIINGKRVVWNGECKTLDEERIIFEASRYKRGLQR, encoded by the coding sequence TTGAAAGGGGAAATACTTTTGAAAACAACTTATGTAAACGCTACAATCGTAACGATGAATGAACAAAATGAAGTGATAGAAAATGGATATATCATTGTAGAAAATGATCAAATTATAGATGTGAAGAGCGGAGAATTCGCTACTGATTTTGAAGTAGATGAAGTAATTGACATGAAAGGAAAGTGGGTTTTACCAGGGCTTGTAAATACACATACACACGTTGTAATGAGTCTCTTAAGAGGTATTGGCGATGATATGTTATTACAACCATGGCTTGAGACGAGAATTTGGCCACTTGAAAGTCAATTTACTCCAGAACTTGCGGTTGCTAGTACGGAACTAGGATTACTTGAAATGGTGAAAAGTGGTACAACATCATTCTCTGATATGTTTAATCCAATTGGAGTAGATCAAGATGCAATTATGGAAACGGTATCAAGGAGCGGGATGCGAGCTGCTGTTTCAAGAACTTTATTTAGCTTTGGAACGAAAGAGGATGAAAAGAAAGCAATTGAAGAAGCTGAGAAATATGTGAAGCGTTACTATAACGAAAGTGGTATGTTAACTACGATGGTTGCACCGCATAGTCCATATACATGCAGTACAGAACTGTTAGAAGAGTGTGCACGTATTGCAGTAGAAAATCAAACGATGGTTCATATTCACCTTTCGGAAACAGAGCGTGAAGTACGTGATATTGAAGCACAGTACGGAAAACGTCCAGTAGAATATGCAGCAAGTTGCGGATTGTTTAAACGACCGACAGTTATTGCACACGGTGTAGTATTAAATGACAATGAGCGTGCATTTTTAGCAGAACATGACGTTCGAGTAGCTCATAATCCGAATAGTAATTTAAAACTAGGTTCTGGTATAGCGAATGTAAAAGCGATGCTAGAAGCGGGAATGAAAGTAGGAATTGCAACAGATAGTGTTGCATCTAACAACAATTTAGATATGTTTGAGGAAATGCGCATTGCAACTTTATTACAAAAAGGGATTCACCAAGACGCAACAGCGTTACCGGTTGAAACAGCTCTTACACTTGCGACTAAGGGAGCTGCTGAAGTAATTGGGATGAAACAAACAGGCTCACTTGAGATTGGAAAGTGTGCTGATTTCATTACAATTGACCCGTCTAATAAGCCGCATTTACAACCAGCAGATGAAGTGTTATCACACCTTGTGTATGCTGCTAGTGGAAAAGATATAAGCGATGTAATTATTAACGGAAAACGTGTCGTTTGGAATGGCGAATGTAAAACGTTAGATGAAGAGCGTATTATATTTGAAGCAAGTCGATATAAACGAGGTTTGCAAAGATAG
- a CDS encoding alpha/beta fold hydrolase, with amino-acid sequence MIKKKKIQKSVLSFTLLFSLGISSFPLTTAIHADTREKQPVEKKQVSLTERTSLFLEYLQQGKYAEALQLTSTAFQSKFTTNTLQNWWKHSGWSGIKSMGTPVIKERNLVHQTVEISGTIEGTTIPLLLKFTPGGKVDEVGVRTPPESYIIPHPRYDQPASYQEREIVIGNSTYPLPATLTVPKHKPGEKVPVVVLVHGAGIHDRDSTYLGTKILRDLAVGLSSNGIAVLRYEKRTLEHALKMSAEPVTLDRETTDDAIYAAKSAAQQEGIDPNNIFILGHSLGAGTMPRILSKSPSSLVRGSILLAPPARPLTDIAIDQNQYLGASKEVIDELKRQFAFIQDPTFNPDHPPAGYNFGLPHFMYDVSRWRPVEEARSRKEPLLILQGSRDYQVTVKNEYTKWQEGLSNRRNVQFNEYPKLNHFFTEGDGELSLPSEYEIPANVPEYVIQDIIKWVNETKK; translated from the coding sequence ATGATTAAAAAAAAGAAAATACAAAAATCAGTACTTTCCTTTACCCTACTCTTTTCTTTAGGCATTTCATCTTTTCCGCTTACAACAGCTATTCACGCAGATACACGTGAGAAACAACCTGTAGAAAAGAAACAAGTCTCTTTAACGGAGCGTACATCATTATTTCTTGAATATCTCCAGCAAGGTAAGTATGCAGAGGCACTTCAGTTGACGTCTACTGCTTTTCAATCCAAGTTTACAACAAACACATTACAAAACTGGTGGAAACACAGTGGCTGGAGCGGGATAAAAAGCATGGGAACCCCCGTGATAAAAGAACGAAACTTGGTTCATCAGACGGTGGAAATTTCAGGAACTATTGAAGGAACTACCATACCGTTACTCTTAAAATTCACACCTGGCGGGAAAGTAGATGAGGTTGGGGTAAGGACGCCTCCAGAATCTTATATTATCCCGCATCCTAGATATGATCAACCTGCTTCCTATCAAGAACGTGAAATCGTCATTGGAAATTCTACCTATCCATTACCAGCCACATTAACAGTTCCGAAACATAAGCCTGGTGAAAAGGTACCCGTAGTTGTACTTGTTCATGGCGCTGGCATCCATGATCGCGATAGTACATATCTGGGAACAAAAATCTTACGAGACCTTGCGGTGGGCCTTTCGTCCAATGGAATTGCAGTGTTGCGCTATGAAAAACGCACCTTAGAACACGCATTAAAGATGAGTGCAGAACCTGTTACGTTAGACCGTGAAACTACAGATGATGCCATATATGCAGCAAAATCAGCAGCGCAGCAGGAAGGCATTGATCCAAATAATATTTTCATTCTTGGACATAGTCTAGGAGCCGGCACAATGCCGCGTATACTAAGCAAATCCCCTTCCTCACTTGTTAGAGGAAGTATCTTACTCGCACCACCTGCACGCCCATTGACTGACATTGCCATTGATCAGAATCAATACCTAGGGGCGTCAAAGGAAGTAATCGATGAACTAAAAAGACAGTTCGCTTTCATCCAAGATCCTACTTTCAATCCTGACCATCCTCCAGCTGGCTACAATTTTGGGTTACCTCATTTTATGTATGATGTTTCTAGGTGGCGTCCAGTTGAAGAGGCAAGATCACGAAAAGAGCCTTTACTGATTCTGCAAGGATCACGCGATTATCAAGTAACAGTAAAAAATGAATATACAAAATGGCAGGAAGGGCTTTCAAACCGCAGGAATGTTCAGTTCAATGAATACCCAAAATTGAATCATTTCTTCACGGAGGGTGATGGGGAATTAAGTCTTCCTAGTGAATATGAAATCCCTGCTAATGTTCCTGAGTACGTCATCCAGGACATTATTAAATGGGTCAACGAGACAAAAAAATAA
- a CDS encoding GNAT family N-acetyltransferase has protein sequence MKIRKALLSEANELSELALHSKATWDYSEEFILACKEDLTITEEYIKNNFVYVLENDNTKIGFFSFLRNEKALDFLYIHPRYKGKGYGKILWDYVIKKANELGLKSFTIDSDPNAKGYYLKMGAKLIGETPSTVFKGRLLPLLKYDV, from the coding sequence ATGAAGATAAGAAAAGCGTTATTAAGTGAAGCAAATGAATTAAGTGAACTTGCACTACATTCAAAAGCAACGTGGGATTATAGCGAAGAATTCATACTTGCTTGTAAGGAAGATTTAACAATTACAGAAGAGTACATAAAAAATAACTTTGTATATGTTTTAGAAAACGATAATACGAAGATTGGTTTTTTCTCATTTTTACGTAATGAGAAAGCTCTCGATTTCCTTTACATTCATCCCCGATACAAAGGGAAAGGCTACGGGAAAATATTGTGGGACTATGTAATAAAAAAAGCAAATGAACTAGGATTAAAAAGTTTTACGATTGATAGTGATCCGAATGCAAAAGGGTATTACTTGAAAATGGGAGCAAAGTTAATCGGAGAGACACCATCCACTGTTTTTAAGGGTCGTTTACTGCCTCTTTTGAAATATGATGTGTAA